A genomic window from Leptolyngbya sp. BL0902 includes:
- a CDS encoding sensor histidine kinase codes for MAWISAVWGRAQTRILVWVTVLVTTAVVGSTLTTRQLLRFQLDQRISSALEQEISEIKRLIDGRNPLTGQPFDGDVKAIFKVFLSRNIPDNDEVFITLINGEQHATSPAPLPIPTDQQAQIVTQWQGLNQRQQGQLHLGQDTWVYLAYPLPTEGPDHGVFVVMQSLTNQQRDLNRLVWLEAQVFGISTLVALVLVWVATGRILAPLHDLTQTARSMTATDDQLQRRIPVRGTVEIAELTETFNAMLARLQASFASQRNFLNDASHELQTPITIIQGHLELLSQHPEDQAEAVVLMQDELQRMSRLVKDLLLLATAERRDFLALTIVPVDQFLQAIYSKVGVMAARQWTLAQAPAVQIVADRDRLTQAMMNLIQNAIDHTQPNDTIELGAKLVKHQIHFWVRDTGVGINPVDQSHIFQRFARGTGARERSEGSGLGLSIVQAIAEAHGGQIRLSSTSLQGSCFILILPLEPPQDRPAVPVYSH; via the coding sequence TTGGCTTGGATATCTGCGGTTTGGGGTCGTGCCCAGACCCGGATTTTGGTGTGGGTTACGGTACTGGTGACGACAGCGGTAGTGGGTTCTACCCTAACTACCCGGCAGCTTTTGCGGTTTCAGCTCGACCAACGTATCAGCAGCGCCCTAGAGCAGGAAATTTCTGAGATCAAGCGCCTGATAGATGGTCGTAATCCGTTAACAGGCCAACCCTTCGATGGGGATGTAAAAGCTATTTTTAAGGTATTTCTGTCGCGCAATATTCCTGACAATGACGAGGTTTTTATTACCCTCATCAATGGTGAACAGCACGCCACCAGCCCAGCACCGCTGCCCATTCCTACAGATCAGCAGGCGCAGATTGTCACGCAATGGCAAGGCTTAAATCAACGCCAACAAGGCCAGCTTCATCTAGGTCAAGACACTTGGGTTTATTTAGCCTATCCATTACCCACTGAGGGGCCAGATCACGGGGTCTTTGTGGTGATGCAGTCGCTTACAAATCAACAGCGAGACCTCAATCGATTAGTTTGGCTAGAGGCACAGGTATTTGGCATCAGTACCCTGGTGGCTCTAGTGCTAGTTTGGGTTGCCACCGGACGCATTCTTGCCCCCCTGCATGATCTGACCCAAACGGCACGGTCTATGACCGCTACTGATGATCAACTTCAACGGCGTATTCCGGTGCGGGGAACAGTAGAAATTGCTGAATTAACAGAAACCTTTAATGCCATGCTGGCCCGTCTACAAGCCTCCTTTGCTAGCCAGCGCAACTTTTTGAACGATGCCAGCCACGAGCTACAAACACCCATTACCATTATTCAAGGGCATCTAGAATTACTGAGTCAGCACCCCGAAGATCAAGCTGAGGCTGTAGTTCTGATGCAGGATGAGCTGCAACGAATGAGTCGTTTAGTTAAGGATTTGCTTCTGTTAGCCACCGCAGAGCGGCGAGACTTCTTAGCTCTCACCATAGTACCTGTCGATCAGTTTTTGCAGGCTATTTATAGCAAGGTTGGGGTTATGGCGGCACGGCAGTGGACGCTAGCCCAGGCCCCTGCTGTACAGATAGTGGCAGATCGAGATCGACTCACCCAGGCGATGATGAACCTGATTCAAAATGCCATTGATCACACGCAGCCCAATGACACCATTGAGCTAGGGGCAAAGTTAGTCAAGCATCAAATTCATTTCTGGGTTAGAGATACGGGGGTTGGCATTAACCCTGTGGATCAAAGTCACATTTTCCAGCGTTTTGCCCGAGGCACCGGGGCTCGAGAACGAAGCGAAGGATCTGGGTTGGGGCTCTCCATCGTTCAAGCCATTGCCGAAGCGCATGGCGGACAAATCAGGCTTTCAAGTACGTCTTTGCAGGGTAGTTGTTTTATCCTTATCTTGCCGCTAGAACCCCCCCAAGATCGGCCAGCGGTGCCAGTCTATTCCCATTAA
- a CDS encoding response regulator transcription factor codes for MPKILIVEDEPRIASVLSKGLVNRGFETVVVDQGQSAIHLTQGGDFDLILLDLDLPDQNGLSVLKAIREWGETLPIILLTVYDDLPHKIQGLTGGADDYLTKPFHLEELIARIQVQLRKRCQDRESPQMTLQVGNITLDLHQRQVQQANRIIELSTREFILLELLMRRSGEVVERMELLQEVWGYDYDTASNVVDVYVGYLRKKLGRRAIETVRGIGYRLRG; via the coding sequence ATGCCCAAAATTTTGATTGTTGAAGATGAGCCACGCATTGCTTCAGTATTAAGCAAAGGACTGGTCAACCGAGGCTTTGAAACCGTGGTGGTAGATCAAGGACAGAGTGCGATTCACCTCACCCAAGGGGGAGATTTTGATTTGATACTGCTCGACTTAGACTTGCCCGATCAGAATGGATTGTCGGTACTGAAGGCGATTCGGGAATGGGGTGAAACACTGCCAATTATTTTGCTGACGGTGTACGACGACTTACCCCACAAGATACAGGGACTCACAGGCGGGGCTGATGATTATTTAACCAAACCCTTCCATTTAGAAGAACTCATAGCTCGTATTCAGGTGCAATTGCGCAAGCGATGCCAGGATCGGGAATCCCCTCAGATGACGCTTCAAGTAGGCAATATCACACTAGATTTACACCAGCGCCAGGTTCAGCAGGCAAATCGAATTATTGAGTTATCTACCCGCGAATTTATTTTGCTGGAGCTGCTGATGCGGCGGTCGGGGGAGGTGGTAGAACGAATGGAATTGTTACAGGAAGTCTGGGGTTATGACTATGACACAGCCTCCAATGTAGTCGATGTATATGTGGGCTATCTCCGCAAAAAGCTAGGCCGTCGAGCCATCGAAACTGTGCGAGGGATAGGCTATCGCCTACGGGGTTAG
- a CDS encoding glycosyltransferase family protein, whose product MTDSSTLQPPAVLYNGDCSPPASKHLRIALYSHDTMGLGHKRRNLLIAQALRQALPHSSVLLISGMAEASDGNLPDGIDYLTLPAWQKTAEGEYQSRRLGLSVEDLRLLRAKTIRAALKAFKPDVFIVDNVPRGAMQELDLALELLRRRPTRCILGLRDILDAPQTVRRQWRQAKNIPAIRRYFDGIWVYGDPTVYNLEATYRFPADIAAKIRYVGYLDAQARLDVAAASPSPVPKPPFALAMVGGGQDGVALAKAFAQSAFPPGWQGILITGPLMPQAHRQALHHLAAQRTNLTVLESHPEPTQLLAQASAVVSMGGYNTTCEILALGTPALIVPRTQPRREQWIRAQRLHHLGLVDVLAPDNLSAPAITTWLNTVTHQRPSQRPIARHCIDLNGLKRIPQYINQLMARAEQDRSSHYPLKAV is encoded by the coding sequence ATGACCGATTCCAGTACCCTCCAGCCCCCAGCAGTTCTCTACAATGGTGACTGTTCTCCTCCAGCCTCCAAGCATCTGCGGATTGCCCTCTATTCCCACGACACCATGGGTTTGGGGCACAAACGGCGCAACTTGCTGATTGCCCAAGCCCTGCGTCAAGCGTTGCCCCATAGCTCGGTGCTGCTCATTTCTGGCATGGCCGAAGCCAGCGACGGCAACCTGCCCGACGGCATTGATTACCTCACCCTACCCGCTTGGCAAAAGACCGCCGAGGGCGAGTATCAGTCGCGCCGCCTGGGGCTGTCGGTGGAAGATTTGCGCTTGCTGCGGGCCAAGACCATTCGCGCCGCACTGAAGGCGTTTAAGCCCGATGTGTTTATTGTGGATAACGTGCCACGGGGGGCCATGCAGGAGCTAGATTTGGCCCTAGAACTGCTGCGCCGCCGCCCCACCCGCTGCATTTTGGGCCTGCGCGATATTTTGGATGCCCCCCAAACCGTGCGCCGCCAGTGGCGACAGGCCAAGAATATTCCCGCCATTCGTCGCTATTTTGACGGCATTTGGGTCTACGGCGATCCTACCGTCTACAACCTGGAAGCCACCTACCGTTTTCCCGCCGATATTGCCGCCAAAATCCGCTACGTCGGCTATTTAGATGCCCAGGCGCGTCTCGATGTGGCGGCGGCCTCCCCCTCCCCCGTCCCCAAGCCTCCCTTTGCGTTGGCCATGGTGGGCGGTGGACAGGACGGAGTAGCTTTGGCCAAAGCCTTTGCCCAGTCGGCGTTTCCCCCTGGTTGGCAAGGCATTCTAATTACTGGCCCACTGATGCCCCAGGCCCATCGCCAAGCCCTGCACCACCTCGCCGCCCAGCGCACGAATTTGACGGTGCTAGAGTCTCACCCAGAACCGACCCAACTGCTGGCCCAGGCCAGTGCCGTGGTGTCCATGGGCGGCTATAACACCACCTGCGAAATCCTGGCCTTGGGCACTCCAGCGCTGATTGTGCCCCGCACCCAACCCCGCCGCGAGCAGTGGATTCGCGCCCAACGGCTGCACCATTTAGGGCTAGTAGACGTGCTGGCACCAGACAACCTCAGCGCCCCCGCCATTACAACCTGGTTGAATACCGTAACCCATCAACGCCCCTCGCAGCGGCCCATCGCCCGTCATTGCATTGACCTCAATGGCCTGAAGCGAATCCCGCAGTACATCAATCAGCTTATGGCGCGTGCAGAGCAGGATCGGTCGTCCCACTATCCCTTAAAAGCGGTGTAG
- a CDS encoding glycosyltransferase family 4 protein gives MSIAYVLKRYPRYSETFVVSEILAHEATGLEIKIFALRPPMDTHFQDIISRVKAPVRYLPSGAGRRTNFWQALQAAADMLPQFWSRLAMAAGEPVQEVYQAALLACEAVAQGITHFHAHFGTSATTVARLASHFTDIPYTFTAHAKDIFHETVQPDDLRRKLNDAAAVVTVSDYNMQYLRQQYGESAASVQRIYNGLDLEQFAYAEPRQRPPQILAVGRLVEKKGFGDLIKACGLLVQRQVEFRCNLVGTGELAAELQAQIEAANLQPWVSLVGPQPQREIKRWVQEAAVFAAPCVVGSDGNRDGLPTVLLEAMALGTPCVSTDVTGIPEVLQHEVTGLQVPQRDPVALALALERLLRDAHLRVSLATQARQQIEANFDIHTNAAQLRRVFRQVGGKTPRSQSPAAVKADSLNHASSQVSGSSNTTEPNSTLQEVR, from the coding sequence ATGTCCATCGCCTACGTCCTCAAACGCTATCCCCGCTATTCCGAAACCTTTGTGGTGTCGGAAATTTTGGCCCATGAAGCGACGGGGTTGGAGATTAAAATCTTTGCCCTACGTCCACCAATGGACACCCATTTTCAAGACATCATCAGCCGAGTGAAGGCTCCAGTGCGGTATTTGCCATCAGGGGCAGGCCGTCGCACCAACTTCTGGCAAGCGCTCCAGGCGGCGGCGGATATGTTGCCCCAGTTTTGGTCGCGGCTGGCCATGGCGGCGGGGGAGCCTGTCCAAGAGGTGTATCAGGCGGCGCTATTGGCCTGTGAGGCGGTGGCCCAGGGCATCACCCATTTCCACGCCCACTTTGGCACCTCGGCAACGACGGTGGCCCGCTTGGCCAGCCATTTCACGGATATTCCCTACACCTTCACCGCCCACGCCAAGGACATTTTCCACGAAACTGTGCAGCCCGACGACCTGCGCCGCAAGCTCAACGATGCCGCAGCGGTGGTAACGGTGAGCGATTACAACATGCAGTATTTGCGCCAGCAGTATGGTGAATCTGCCGCCTCGGTGCAGCGCATTTACAACGGTCTGGATTTGGAGCAGTTTGCCTACGCAGAGCCGCGCCAGCGTCCGCCCCAGATCCTCGCCGTGGGCCGCTTGGTGGAGAAAAAGGGCTTTGGCGATTTGATTAAAGCCTGCGGGTTGCTGGTGCAGCGCCAGGTGGAGTTTCGCTGCAACCTTGTGGGCACTGGGGAACTCGCGGCTGAGCTTCAGGCCCAGATTGAGGCAGCGAATCTTCAGCCCTGGGTTTCGCTGGTTGGCCCCCAGCCCCAACGTGAAATCAAGCGGTGGGTGCAGGAGGCAGCAGTGTTTGCGGCCCCCTGCGTGGTCGGCAGCGATGGCAACCGCGACGGCCTGCCCACGGTATTGCTGGAGGCTATGGCCCTGGGTACGCCCTGCGTTTCTACGGACGTGACGGGCATTCCCGAAGTGTTGCAGCATGAGGTGACAGGGCTGCAAGTGCCCCAGCGAGATCCCGTCGCCCTCGCCCTGGCCCTAGAACGACTGCTGCGGGATGCCCACCTGCGGGTTTCCCTTGCCACCCAAGCTCGCCAGCAAATTGAGGCTAACTTCGACATCCACACCAACGCCGCTCAATTACGCCGGGTCTTTCGCCAAGTCGGCGGAAAAACGCCCCGTTCCCAGTCGCCTGCCGCTGTAAAAGCGGATTCTCTCAATCATGCCTCATCCCAGGTGTCGGGAAGCTCGAACACTACGGAACCCAACTCCACCCTCCAGGAGGTGCGCTAA
- a CDS encoding glycosyltransferase family 4 protein, giving the protein MQIAYVCADYGVPVFGRKGCSIHVQEVIRALLQQGHHVTLIAARLGGDPPADLANVPVHRLPAIPKQDRAQREQAELNLNLNLRFALETTGPFDLVYERYSLWSFAAMEYGRDRALPTVLEVNAPLIEEQARYRQLVYPQKAQWVARRVFAAAAVLVAVSQGVADYLATFAETKNRVHVIPNGVNVARFADHSQPAIAQDNPIQTETSPCPPVPASPASSVPTFTIGFVGTMKTWHGLPTLMAAFRQLHDHCPQARLLMVGEGPARLDCAAEMEQYGLDTAVDWVGAVEPSQIPHWLTRMDVAVAPYPKLEQFYFSPLKVYEYMAAGLAVIASDIGQLRQVITPGTTGLLVPPGDEDALVQVLLQLQQNPTLRQHLGQQAQQQIASHHTWLQVVERILNVAFGSAVIGNRHSELADGKAPVGPHPQPLSQGGEGSRKFPSKSLSHLGRGI; this is encoded by the coding sequence ATGCAGATCGCCTACGTTTGTGCCGACTATGGCGTGCCCGTCTTTGGCCGTAAGGGTTGCTCTATCCATGTTCAAGAGGTGATTCGCGCCCTGCTCCAACAAGGCCATCACGTCACCCTGATCGCCGCCCGGTTGGGGGGAGACCCACCCGCCGACTTGGCCAATGTGCCCGTGCATCGCCTCCCTGCCATCCCCAAGCAAGACCGCGCCCAGCGAGAACAGGCCGAACTCAACCTCAACCTCAACCTGCGCTTTGCCCTCGAAACCACTGGCCCCTTCGACCTGGTGTATGAACGCTATTCCCTCTGGAGCTTTGCGGCGATGGAGTACGGACGGGATCGCGCCCTTCCCACCGTCCTGGAAGTGAATGCCCCGCTGATTGAAGAACAGGCCCGCTATCGTCAGTTGGTCTATCCCCAAAAGGCCCAATGGGTGGCCCGTCGAGTATTTGCGGCGGCGGCTGTGCTGGTGGCCGTCTCCCAAGGCGTAGCCGACTATTTGGCAACGTTTGCCGAAACCAAGAACCGCGTTCACGTCATTCCCAACGGGGTCAACGTGGCGCGATTTGCAGACCACTCCCAACCTGCCATCGCACAAGACAACCCCATCCAGACGGAGACGTCCCCCTGTCCCCCCGTCCCCGCATCCCCGGCTTCCTCTGTCCCCACCTTTACCATTGGCTTTGTGGGAACGATGAAAACCTGGCATGGCCTGCCCACGCTGATGGCAGCATTTCGGCAGTTGCATGACCATTGCCCCCAGGCGCGGTTGCTGATGGTCGGCGAGGGCCCCGCCCGGTTAGACTGCGCCGCCGAGATGGAACAGTACGGCCTGGATACAGCGGTGGACTGGGTAGGGGCCGTAGAACCATCGCAAATCCCCCACTGGCTGACCCGGATGGATGTAGCCGTAGCTCCCTATCCCAAACTGGAGCAGTTCTACTTTTCGCCCCTCAAGGTTTACGAATACATGGCCGCTGGGTTGGCCGTTATCGCCAGCGACATCGGCCAACTGCGCCAGGTCATCACCCCCGGCACCACCGGACTGCTCGTGCCACCGGGGGATGAGGATGCTCTAGTTCAGGTGCTATTGCAGTTGCAGCAAAACCCGACTTTGCGTCAACACCTGGGCCAACAAGCCCAGCAGCAAATCGCCAGCCATCACACCTGGTTGCAGGTGGTCGAACGCATTTTGAACGTGGCTTTTGGGAGTGCGGTGATCGGCAATCGTCACAGCGAATTAGCCGATGGCAAAGCCCCCGTTGGCCCTCACCCCCAGCCCCTCTCCCAGGGAGGAGAGGGGAGCCGGAAGTTCCCTTCAAAGTCCCTCTCCCACCTTGGGAGAGGGATTTAG
- a CDS encoding ABC transporter ATP-binding protein, which translates to MSRPTHLKDMVPSLADMVRRFWPYIRQERGLATMALVALVAQVALRLLEPWPMKVIFDHVIPVGGATSTPHLITTPFGELSTTWVLWLSAAGLVAIVAVRAMGEYFSTVGFALVGSRVLTQVRDDLYRHLQRLSLRFHNQARSGELTLRVISDVGILKEVVVTALLPMLGNTMILLGMVGLMLWLHLELTLLALATIPLFSLTTVRLSHRIREVSRQQRRREGSMASAAAESMAAIKVVKALSLEPAFAQVFTRQSQKTLKDGVKSKRLAAKLERSVDLIIAVATALVLGRGAHLVTHGALTPGDLLVFLAYLKNAFRPVRDFAKYTARLAKASAAGERILNLLDETPDIVDAPHAVAAPPFHGHIELRHVSFAYDPEQPILKDISLQVAAGQQVAIVGPSGSGKSTLASLILRLYDPDQGQICIDGTDIRDYTQDSLRAQISVVLQDSLLFAATIADNIAYGNPQATAAEIRHAAQLANAHEFIERLPQGYDTPVGERGVTLSGGQRQRLAIARAAVRQSPILLLDEPTTGLDKDNERTVIEALQRVGQGCTTLTITHDLTLAAQADHIIYMERGTILEQGSHTDLLHRQGHYATLYRLQLAHNGESPLLMPSV; encoded by the coding sequence ATGTCCCGACCCACTCACCTCAAAGACATGGTGCCCAGCCTTGCCGACATGGTGCGGCGGTTTTGGCCCTACATTCGTCAAGAACGCGGCCTAGCGACGATGGCCCTCGTAGCTCTGGTGGCCCAAGTAGCGCTGCGGTTGCTGGAACCTTGGCCCATGAAGGTGATCTTCGACCATGTGATTCCCGTGGGCGGCGCGACCTCTACGCCCCACCTCATCACCACGCCCTTCGGAGAGCTTTCGACGACCTGGGTGCTGTGGCTCTCGGCGGCAGGGTTGGTGGCCATTGTGGCGGTGCGGGCCATGGGGGAATACTTTAGTACGGTGGGGTTTGCCCTGGTGGGTAGCCGTGTGCTCACCCAGGTGCGGGATGATTTGTATCGCCATTTGCAGCGGTTGTCGTTGCGGTTTCACAACCAGGCCCGCAGTGGCGAACTGACCCTGCGGGTGATTAGCGATGTGGGCATCCTCAAAGAAGTTGTCGTCACGGCGCTGCTGCCGATGCTGGGCAATACGATGATTTTGCTGGGCATGGTGGGGCTGATGCTGTGGCTGCATTTGGAGCTCACCCTGCTGGCCCTGGCCACAATTCCGCTGTTTTCGTTGACCACGGTGCGGCTCAGCCACCGGATTCGGGAAGTGTCGCGGCAACAGCGGCGGCGGGAGGGTTCCATGGCCTCGGCGGCAGCGGAATCCATGGCGGCGATTAAGGTGGTGAAGGCGCTATCTTTGGAACCCGCGTTTGCCCAGGTGTTCACCCGCCAAAGCCAAAAGACTCTTAAGGATGGCGTCAAGTCCAAACGACTGGCGGCTAAACTAGAGCGTTCCGTAGACCTAATCATCGCCGTCGCCACCGCCTTGGTGCTGGGCCGGGGGGCGCACCTCGTCACCCACGGAGCCCTAACCCCAGGGGATTTGCTGGTCTTTTTGGCCTACCTCAAAAACGCCTTTCGCCCCGTGCGCGACTTCGCCAAATATACCGCCCGCTTGGCCAAAGCCTCGGCAGCGGGGGAACGCATTTTGAACCTGCTCGACGAAACCCCCGACATTGTGGATGCCCCCCACGCCGTCGCCGCGCCCCCCTTCCACGGGCACATCGAACTGCGCCACGTTTCCTTTGCCTACGACCCCGAACAGCCCATCCTCAAAGATATTTCCCTTCAAGTTGCGGCGGGGCAACAGGTGGCCATTGTGGGGCCATCGGGCAGCGGCAAATCCACCCTCGCCAGCCTCATTTTGCGCCTTTACGACCCCGACCAAGGCCAAATCTGCATCGACGGCACCGACATCCGCGACTACACCCAAGACTCCCTACGCGCCCAAATCAGCGTGGTGCTGCAAGATAGCCTACTCTTCGCCGCCACCATCGCCGACAATATCGCCTACGGCAACCCCCAAGCCACCGCCGCCGAAATTCGCCACGCCGCCCAACTCGCCAACGCCCACGAATTCATCGAACGCCTGCCCCAAGGCTACGACACCCCCGTCGGAGAACGCGGCGTCACCCTCTCCGGTGGCCAACGCCAACGCCTCGCCATCGCCCGCGCCGCCGTGCGCCAATCCCCCATCCTGCTCCTCGACGAACCCACCACCGGACTCGATAAAGATAACGAACGCACCGTCATCGAAGCCCTACAACGGGTCGGCCAAGGCTGCACCACCCTCACCATCACCCACGACCTCACCCTCGCCGCCCAGGCCGACCACATCATCTACATGGAACGCGGCACCATCCTAGAACAGGGCAGCCACACCGACCTCCTCCACCGCCAAGGCCACTACGCCACCCTCTATCGCCTACAACTCGCCCATAACGGAGAGTCGCCCTTACTCATGCCAAGTGTATGA
- a CDS encoding DUF3368 domain-containing protein, with protein MIVVSDTSALSNLAIVDHLWLLETIYQNVLIPDVVATELSAASNPTISAILKLGWIQTQSLANIKLADQLQQERGFDAGEANAIALAFELQADDLLIDERLGRQEAIRLGLSIIGILGILLVAKQRSLIPQVQPVMDALINQAGFRVSPQLYQRILILAQEPE; from the coding sequence ATGATCGTTGTCAGCGATACCTCTGCCCTCTCCAACCTTGCAATTGTCGATCATCTCTGGTTGCTAGAAACCATTTACCAAAACGTGTTGATTCCTGATGTCGTTGCTACCGAACTTTCAGCTGCCAGCAATCCTACTATTTCAGCTATTCTCAAGTTGGGTTGGATTCAAACCCAATCACTCGCCAACATCAAACTTGCTGATCAACTACAACAAGAACGGGGATTTGATGCCGGAGAAGCAAATGCGATTGCGTTGGCATTTGAGCTACAAGCCGATGATTTGCTTATTGATGAGCGATTGGGACGACAAGAAGCTATCCGGCTTGGGCTATCTATCATCGGCATTCTGGGTATTCTGCTTGTGGCCAAACAAAGAAGTCTCATTCCTCAAGTTCAACCCGTTATGGATGCCTTGATCAACCAGGCTGGTTTTCGTGTCAGTCCTCAACTATATCAGCGTATCTTAATCCTTGCTCAAGAGCCTGAGTAA
- a CDS encoding UPF0175 family protein yields MKITLNLPDILNQAETFNQSDWLREIAIALFQQERISLSRASKIAGMEVMDFQKLLADRDICVHYDVEDLEQDVQHLRDRGWL; encoded by the coding sequence ATGAAAATTACCCTGAACCTACCGGACATCCTCAATCAAGCCGAAACCTTTAACCAGAGTGACTGGCTCCGGGAAATTGCTATTGCGCTGTTTCAACAGGAACGGATTTCTCTTAGCCGCGCCAGCAAGATTGCCGGGATGGAAGTTATGGACTTTCAAAAGCTGCTGGCAGATCGCGACATTTGTGTTCACTACGATGTAGAGGACTTGGAGCAAGATGTTCAGCATCTGCGTGATCGTGGCTGGCTATGA
- a CDS encoding VOC family protein, producing MFSGVAEVMYFVSDPKLAAEWYSRFFDIEITVLANPDYFFVKVGEQEVWFHQADDKVPSGVAGHVAYWQVDDFDAVLERAITLGAVLYRGPLDRKDGSYMCQVKDPFGNLIGFIGPSVKMMSENSNLDN from the coding sequence ATGTTTAGCGGTGTTGCTGAAGTCATGTATTTCGTTTCTGACCCCAAATTAGCAGCAGAGTGGTATTCACGTTTTTTTGACATTGAAATTACCGTTTTAGCTAATCCAGATTACTTCTTTGTCAAAGTAGGTGAACAGGAAGTTTGGTTCCATCAGGCGGATGACAAAGTCCCGTCAGGTGTAGCCGGACACGTTGCCTATTGGCAAGTTGATGATTTTGATGCCGTTTTAGAACGAGCCATAACACTGGGGGCTGTTCTCTATCGAGGCCCATTGGATCGAAAGGACGGCAGTTATATGTGCCAAGTGAAGGATCCTTTCGGCAATTTGATTGGCTTCATTGGCCCATCAGTGAAGATGATGAGCGAAAACTCTAATCTGGACAACTAA
- a CDS encoding acetate/propionate family kinase gives MKILVLNAGSSSHKSCLFDLTQVSDPSLAPTPIWRATLDWTHAEGQVELSAETATGTTLKQSLPITDKAEGIAAMMKTLVEGETQVLDSLSDIDGVGHRVVHGGRDYVDSVRIDDDVKAAIQWLIPLAPAHNPANLQGIHAIEAILGDIPQVAVFDTAFHARMPAAAATYPGPYAWLDQGIQRYGFHGTSHRYVSQRAANMLGRDLTELKLITCHLGNGCSLAAVQNGHSIDTTMGFTPLDGLMMGSRSGSVDPGILIHLIRQEGYSGDALDKLLNKESGLKGISGVSNDLRLVIEAMEQGNDRAKLAVDMFLHRLRREIGSMLASLGGLDALAFTAGIGENSALVWQNACEPFAFLGLNLQANPSRSAADQDIAAPDSTVRVLVIHTQEEWAIAQACLTLIEA, from the coding sequence ATGAAAATCCTGGTGCTCAACGCAGGCTCTAGCAGCCACAAAAGCTGCCTGTTCGACCTCACCCAGGTCTCCGACCCCAGCCTCGCCCCCACTCCCATCTGGCGGGCCACACTGGATTGGACCCACGCCGAGGGTCAGGTGGAACTTTCCGCCGAAACCGCCACTGGAACCACCCTCAAACAGTCGCTACCCATCACCGACAAAGCCGAGGGCATCGCCGCCATGATGAAAACCTTGGTCGAGGGCGAAACCCAAGTCCTAGATAGCCTCAGCGACATCGATGGCGTGGGGCATCGGGTCGTCCACGGTGGGCGAGATTACGTCGATAGTGTGCGAATTGATGACGACGTAAAGGCGGCGATTCAATGGCTGATTCCCCTCGCCCCCGCCCACAACCCCGCCAATTTGCAGGGCATCCACGCCATCGAAGCTATCCTAGGCGACATTCCCCAAGTGGCCGTCTTCGACACCGCCTTCCATGCCCGAATGCCCGCCGCCGCCGCCACCTACCCCGGCCCCTACGCCTGGTTAGATCAAGGCATCCAGCGCTACGGCTTCCACGGCACCAGCCACCGCTACGTTTCCCAGCGGGCCGCCAATATGTTAGGCCGAGACCTCACCGAGTTAAAGCTAATCACCTGTCACCTCGGCAACGGCTGCTCCCTCGCCGCAGTGCAAAACGGCCACAGCATCGACACCACCATGGGCTTCACCCCCCTGGATGGGCTGATGATGGGCAGTCGCTCCGGCAGCGTGGATCCCGGCATTCTGATTCACCTAATTCGCCAAGAGGGCTACAGCGGCGACGCCCTAGATAAGCTACTCAACAAAGAATCCGGCCTCAAGGGGATTTCCGGCGTCTCCAACGACCTGCGCTTGGTGATTGAAGCCATGGAACAGGGCAACGACCGGGCCAAACTTGCCGTCGATATGTTCCTCCACCGCCTGCGCCGGGAAATCGGCTCCATGCTGGCCAGCCTGGGCGGGTTAGATGCCCTCGCCTTTACCGCTGGCATCGGCGAAAACAGCGCCCTCGTGTGGCAAAATGCCTGCGAACCCTTCGCCTTTTTGGGCCTCAACCTTCAGGCAAACCCCAGCCGATCCGCCGCCGATCAAGACATCGCTGCCCCAGATTCCACCGTCCGCGTCCTGGTCATCCACACCCAAGAAGAATGGGCCATTGCCCAAGCCTGCCTCACGTTGATTGAAGCCTAA